In the genome of Streptomyces fagopyri, the window GCCACCGTGAACGGCGCCCTACTAGGAGATTTTCACCGGGTTGACCACGTCCGCGATCAGCACGAGGAGCGTGAAGCAGACGAAGATCCCGGCCACCACGTAGGCCACCGGCATCAGCTTCGCGACGTCGAACGGACCCGGGTCGGGCCGCTTGAGCACCTTCGCCGCGTTGCGCCGCAGCGACTCCCACAGCGCGCCCGCGATGTGCCCGCCGTCGAGCGGGAGCAGCGGGAGCATGTTGAACAGGAAGAGGGACAGGTTGAAGCCCGCGACCAGCAACAGCATCATCGCGACCTGCTGGGAGGCCGGGATGTCGAGGGTGAAGACGTCCCCGCCGATCCGGGCCGCGCCGACCACGCCCATCGGGGAGTCCGCCTTGCGCGGGCCGTCGCCGAAGGCCGCGTTCCACAGGTCGGGGATCTTGCCGGGCAGCGAGACCAGCGACTCGACGCCGTTCTGCATCATGTCGCCCATGCGGTCCACGGACTGTCCGAACGACTGCTGGACGATGCCGGAGGCGGGGGTGAAGCCGAGGAAGCCGGCGTACACGTACTTGCCCTCGACGTAGCCGCCGTTTCCGTCGGTCTTGCTGACCTGGTTCTTGATCAGGTGGGTCTTGAGGTCGATCCGCCGGCCGTCGCGGTCGACCGTGATGGTGACGTCCTTGCCGGGGTTGGAACGGATGTCGGACTGCAGGGCCGACCAGTCGTCGACCGCCCTGCCGTCGAACGCGACGATCTTGTCGCCGCCCTTGAGCCCGGCGGCCTTGGCGGGCGCGGCCTCATCGCTCGCCGCGCACTTCGAGCGGTTCTCGCTCTGCTGGATGACACAGTCCGAGACCTTGCCGACCGTGGTGGTCTGGGTCTGCACGCCGAACGTCATCATCACGCCGAGGAAGATCGCGACGGCCAGGATCAGGTTCATGAACGGGCCCGCGAACATCACGATCACGCGCTTCCACGGCTTGCGCGTGTAGAAGAGGCGGGTCTCGTCACCGGGTTGGAGCTCTTCGAAGGCGGCGGACCTGGCGTCCTCGATCATGCCCCGGAAGGGGGAGGTCGAGCGTGCCTCGATCCGGCCGTCGGGGCCCGGCGGGAACATCCCGATCATGCGGATGTAGCCACCGAGCGGGACCGCCTTCACCCCGTACTCCGTGTCACCCTTCCTCCGCGACCAGATGGTCGGTCCGAAGCCGACCATGTACTGCGGCACACGGATGCCGAAGAGTTTGGCCGTCGACAGATGTCCCAGCTCGTGCCAGGCGATCGAGATGAGCAGGCCGACCACGAAGACGACTATGCCGAGGATCATCATCAGGGTCGTCATGCACGAGCCTCCGCGGTTGTCGTCTGTGCCGTCAGTGCACGGGCCCGGGCACGCGCCCAGGTCTCCGCTTCGAGGACGTCCGCGACGGTCAGGGAAGTTCCCGATCGGGGTGTTCCGTGTTCCTCGACCACCCGTGTGACGGTCTCCATGATCCCATTGAACGGCAGCGTGCCGTTCAGGAACGCGTCGACGCACTCCTCGTTCGCCGCATTGAACACCGCCGGGGCCGTGCCCGCGAGCCGGCCCACGTGCCGGGCGAGTCCGACCGAGGGGAACGCCTCGTTGTCGAGCGGGAAGAACTCCCAGCTCGACGCCTTGGTCCAGTCGCAGGCCGGGGCCGCGTCGGGGACGCGCTCCGGCCAGCCGAGGCCGATGGCGATCGGTCCCCGCATGTCGGGGGGCGTCGCCTGGGCCAGTGTCGATCCGTCCGTGTACTCAACCATCGAGTGGACATACGACTGCGGGTGCACGACCACCTCAATGCGATCGAAGGGAATGTCGTAGAGGAGGTGCGCCTCGATGACTTCCAGCCCCTTGTTGACCAGGGTCGCGGAGTTGATGGTGATGACCGGTCCCATGGCCCAGGTGGGGTGGGCCAGGGCGTCGGCCGGGGTGACGTTCGCCAGTTCAGCCTTGGTACGGCCCCGGAAGGGTCCACCGGAGGCGGTCACGACCAGCTTGCGGACGTCCGCGCGGGTGCCGGCCGCCAGTGCCTGGAACAGGGCCGCGTGCTCGGAGTCGACCGGAATGATCTGCCCCGGCTTGGCCAGCGCCTTCACCAGCGGGCCGCCGACGATGAGCGACTCCTTGTTGGCGAGCGCGAGGGTGCGGCCCGCCTCCAGGGCGGCGAGGGTGGGGGCGAGGCCGATGGAGCCGGTGATGCCGTTGAGGACGGTGTGACCGTCGGATCCGGCGAGGTGGGTGGCGGCGTCGGCTCCCGCGAGGATCTCGGGGAGCGGTTCACCGGCCGTGTACCGGGCGGCCAGCGCCTCCCGCAGCGCGGGTACGACGTCCTCGCGCGCGACCGCGACCGTACGCACCCGCAGTCGGTGGGCCTGCTCGGCGAGCAGTGCGACCCTGCCGCCGGCGGCGGAGAGCCCGGTGACGCGGAAGCGGTCGGGGTTGCGCAGCACGAGGTCGATGGCCTGGGTCCCGATCGACCCGGTGGAGCCGAGGATCACGACATCCCTGACTCCGTCCACGGGGTCGAAGACGAGATGCGGATCAGCGAGGGGGGCTGGACTGTCGCTCATCCCCCCATTGTGGCCGCAACGCGGGCCGCTCAGGACAGGGCTCCCCGCTTCCGTTTCAGCCCCCCTTAGCACCCCGGTGCTACGGAGGGGGTGAAATCACCCCTTGTGAATCTCACGTGAAGATCACGTGATAACACTTCACCACTGGCCGGTGGACGACCGGCCGGGGGACGACACCCTGGGGGGTTCCCATGCGGATTCGCGCTGCCCTGCCCGCGCTCGCCGGCGCCGTGGCACTGACGGGCACGTTTCTTCTCAGCACTCCGGCGCAGGCCGCCGGCGGTGTGACCATCCATCACGTCTGGTTCGACAGTCCGGGCTCCGACAACCGCTCCAACACGAGCCTCAACGGCGAGTGGGTGCAGA includes:
- the dxr gene encoding 1-deoxy-D-xylulose-5-phosphate reductoisomerase, with product MSDSPAPLADPHLVFDPVDGVRDVVILGSTGSIGTQAIDLVLRNPDRFRVTGLSAAGGRVALLAEQAHRLRVRTVAVAREDVVPALREALAARYTAGEPLPEILAGADAATHLAGSDGHTVLNGITGSIGLAPTLAALEAGRTLALANKESLIVGGPLVKALAKPGQIIPVDSEHAALFQALAAGTRADVRKLVVTASGGPFRGRTKAELANVTPADALAHPTWAMGPVITINSATLVNKGLEVIEAHLLYDIPFDRIEVVVHPQSYVHSMVEYTDGSTLAQATPPDMRGPIAIGLGWPERVPDAAPACDWTKASSWEFFPLDNEAFPSVGLARHVGRLAGTAPAVFNAANEECVDAFLNGTLPFNGIMETVTRVVEEHGTPRSGTSLTVADVLEAETWARARARALTAQTTTAEARA
- a CDS encoding M50 family metallopeptidase gives rise to the protein MTTLMMILGIVVFVVGLLISIAWHELGHLSTAKLFGIRVPQYMVGFGPTIWSRRKGDTEYGVKAVPLGGYIRMIGMFPPGPDGRIEARSTSPFRGMIEDARSAAFEELQPGDETRLFYTRKPWKRVIVMFAGPFMNLILAVAIFLGVMMTFGVQTQTTTVGKVSDCVIQQSENRSKCAASDEAAPAKAAGLKGGDKIVAFDGRAVDDWSALQSDIRSNPGKDVTITVDRDGRRIDLKTHLIKNQVSKTDGNGGYVEGKYVYAGFLGFTPASGIVQQSFGQSVDRMGDMMQNGVESLVSLPGKIPDLWNAAFGDGPRKADSPMGVVGAARIGGDVFTLDIPASQQVAMMLLLVAGFNLSLFLFNMLPLLPLDGGHIAGALWESLRRNAAKVLKRPDPGPFDVAKLMPVAYVVAGIFVCFTLLVLIADVVNPVKIS